The following proteins come from a genomic window of Nicotiana tomentosiformis chromosome 12, ASM39032v3, whole genome shotgun sequence:
- the LOC104117136 gene encoding 1-aminocyclopropane-1-carboxylate synthase-like, translating to MGFISGNKKLLSKIATSDGHGENSAYFDGWKAYENDPFHLTQNPNGVIQMGLAENQLCFDLIQEWVVNNPNASICTAEGAQDFKDIAIFQDYHGLPEFRKAVSRFMEKVRGDRVIFDSDRIVMSGGATGAHETLAFCLADPGDAFLVPTPYYPGFDRDLRWRTGVQLFPVVCESSNNFKVTKEALESAYEKAQESNIRVKGLLINNPSNPLGTVLDRETLKDILRFINDKNIHLVCDEIYAATVFSQPDFISISEVMQEVNGCNENLVHVVYSLSKDLGFPGFRVGIIYSYNDVVVNCARKMSSFGLVSTQTQFLIASMLSDEIFVENFIAKSSVRLSQRHGLFTKGLAQVGISTLKSNGGLFFWMDLRRLLKESTFEAELDLWHIIINEVKLNVSPGVSFHCSEPGWFRVCFANMDDETMRVALRRIRHFVLQRKGLIEVATKKQCRRSKLEISLSFRRLDDFMNSPFKNSPHSPMSSPMVQART from the exons ATGGGTTTCATTTCAGGCAATAAGAAACTCCTTTCAAAGATAGCAACAAGTGATGGACATGGCGAAAACTCAGCATATTTTGATGGTTGGAAAGCTTATGAAAATGATCCTTTTCATCTAACACAAAATCCTAATGGTGTTATTCAGATGGGTTTGGCTGAAAATCAG CTTTGTTTTGATTTAATTCAAGAATGGGTAGTCAATAACCCAAACGCCTCCATTTGCACAGCTGAAGGAGCTCAAGATTTCAAGGATATTGCTATTTTTCAAGACTATCATGGCTTGCCAGAGTTTAGAAAG GCAGTTTCAAGATTTATGGAAAAAGTGAGAGGAGATAGAGTTATATTTGATTCAGATCGCATTGTTATGAGTGGAGGGGCAACTGGAGCTCATGAAACTCTAGCATTTTGTTTGGCTGATCCTGGTGATGCATTTTTAGTTCCTACACCGTATTACCCAGG ATTTGATAGAGATTTGAGGTGGAGAACTGGGGTACAACTTTTTCCTGTTGTTTGTGAGAGTTCCAACAATTTCAAGGTCACAAAAGAAGCCTTAGAATCTGCATATGAAAAAGCTCAAGAATCAAATATCAGAGTAAAAGGCTTACTTATAAACAATCCATCAAATCCATTAGGCACAGTCCTAGACAGGGAAACATTAAAAGACATACTAAGATTCATCAATGACAAAAACATCCACTTAGTATGCGACGAAATCTACGCTGCAACGGTCTTTAGCCAGCCCGATTTCATCAGTATATCCGAAGTAATGCAGGAAGTTAATGGTTGCAACGAAAAtttggtacatgttgtttatagcCTGTCGAAAGATTTGGGATTTCCTGGATTCAGAGTCGGGATTATTTACTCATACAACGACGTAGTGGTGAATTGTGCTAGAAAAATGTCAAGTTTTGGACTCGTTTCAACACAAACGCAATTCTTGATTGCTTCCATGTTATCGGATGAGATTTTCGTTGAAAATTTCATCGCGAAGAGCTCAGTGAGATTGTCACAAAGGCATGGTTTGTTCACTAAGGGATTAGCACAAGTTGGAATTAGTACATTGAAGAGTAATGGTGGCTTATTTTTTTGGATGGATTTGAGAAGACTACTTAAAGAGTCAACATTTGAAGCTGAATTGGATCTTTGGCATATAATTATTAATGAAGTTAAACTCAATGTTTCTCCTGGTGTTTCATTTCATTGTTCTGAGCCTGGTTGGTTTAGAGTATGTTTTGCTAATATGGATGATGAAACTATGAGAGTTGCATTGAGAAGAATTAGGCATTTTGTGCTACAAAGAAAGGGACTAATTGAAGTTGCAACCAAGAAACAATGTAGAAGGAGCAAACTTGAAATTAGTTTATCATTTAGAAGATTGGATGATTTCATGAATTCTCCTTTCAAGAACTCTCCTCATTCTCCAATGTCTTCTCCTATGGTCCAAGCGAGGACTTAA
- the LOC104117135 gene encoding DET1- and DDB1-associated protein 1-like, whose product MGSMLGDWPSFDPHNFSQLRPFDPSTPSRMTPVTYRPTHDRTLPPPNQVISSEAKNILLRHLEQRAEEKLRPKRAATENLTPEHGSKHLKASI is encoded by the exons ATGGGGTCAATGCTAGGTGATTGGCCTTCTTTTGACCCTCACAATTTCAGCCAGCTTCGCCCTTTCGATCCCTCCACCCCTTCT AGAATGACACCCGTGACTTATCGTCCTACTCATGATAGGACTCTTCCGCCACCAAATCAAG TTATTAGTTCAGAAGCCAAAAATATACTTCTGAGACACTTAGAGCAGCGTGCTGAAGAGAAG TTGAGACCGAAACGTGCTGCGACTGAAAATCTTACACCAGAGCATGGATCTAAGCATCTTAAGGCATCCATCTGA